In Synechococcus sp. HK05, the genomic stretch ACGGCTGGAACTACTCCACCGGGCAGCAGGGTCTGCAGTTCTCCTACATGCTGCAGCTGGCTCGCGGTGCTGCCGCTTCTGTGAAAGGCGACATCACCAAGAATCAGTCGCGTCTCAACCCCTCCGTGCACGCGGAGATGCCGGTGCCGGTGGTGAGCCCCAACGCCAAGGGCAATGTGTTCCGCAAGGTGGCCACCGATGGCGTGACCCGCCAGGGCGTGGGTTCCGGCGAAGAGGGCCGCACCTTCCGCGTGGAGATCACCGGTTTCAATAACTACCGCCTGCACAAGCGCAGCAACCGCGTGCGCTTCATCCCCTTCAACAAGCTGCTCGAGTATCAGCAGCAGATCCACCGCGAAGGCGGCCGGATCGCCAGCATCACGCCGGTCAACTGATCGGTTCCTTCGCTCCCTGTTACCCCGTAGCTCCGATGAAGGTTTCTGCAGGCAACCGCGGCACCAGCTTCAGCAACGATCGCCAGGTGTCTTTGACCGTGACCGGTCTGGCCAACAACGACTACTCCCGCACCGCGGATGTGGTGATGAACGTGCCCTATACCCGCATGAACGAGACCATGCGTCTCGTGCAGCGCATGGGCGGCAAAATCACCGCTGTGAACGTGACGGGTGGCATCGACGCCGAGTGATCCAGCTTCATCGAGCGTCTCCCTGGCGGAATCGCTCGAAGGCTGGTCTCCCGAATCCCCCTCCAAAGAGGGGGATTTTTTTGTGCG encodes the following:
- a CDS encoding phycobilisome linker polypeptide; translated protein: MKVSAGNRGTSFSNDRQVSLTVTGLANNDYSRTADVVMNVPYTRMNETMRLVQRMGGKITAVNVTGGIDAE